Proteins encoded together in one Schumannella luteola window:
- a CDS encoding GH92 family glycosyl hydrolase: MPAPTTSSPATRVTRTALAGGLALAMAAAGALATVPAPAEAATTLITNPAATVDPFIGTANAGNTFPGAVAPFGMLGWSPDQSTKRSDGTMRTPSPSGYEYGANTVRGFSLTHVSGAGCAGLSGDIPFLPITQQVTTSPSAADAAGTPMTTTFSHARESASPGSYAVDLDNGVGVKLAATTRTGSGTFSYPKGSPATMLVRTSDSLVGSSDADIQIDAKHRRITGSVTSGNFCGGFTGDGILQKSYYTVHFVAEFDTDFTTTGTWQDAALTPGSTSAQGGTTYPGGYPPAGKGSGGYVSFDTSKSRSVNMRVGISYVDLAGAKKNLATENPVGTTRAQVAKQTKAAWNTELNRIRTGGGTAAERTTFYTALYHSLLHPSIANDVTGEYTGMDLATHKLTKGQQAQYQTFSGWDVYRSQVQLVTLLDAKRGSDVAQSLKNQADQNGGVWDRWTHNSGTTHVMVGDPSAAALAGIVAFGGTDFDVKGSYASLAQAARVPTEDDLSRAGWNIAVVGQRPSLDQFLKYGYYPEGCNAWGCPNETLEMGAADAGLAQLAQHLGLTKDYTEFTTRSQSWQNQFNPQATDHGGYIQGRNADGSWKSGFDPASSDGFVEGTAAQYTWMVQHDPAGLFAAMGGKEAAAKRLDAFFHEVGDENGNGVPNEWTLAGGSWDTNLHANVDNEPSIGTPWLYDYAGQPWKTQETVRETIRQLWIDTEDGQPNGPDGIPGNDDLGQMSSWLVFAAMGIYPQNPSRAELATATPLFPEIVLHRASGPVLHLSSPGAGLDKPYIQSMKVDGTKTSKVYLDAAAITRDTQIDYTLSATPNTTRGTAESDAPPSVRDGERSHLASIVPSNLSAAPGGTTDPVKVHVQRIDQADSSPVTWTVEGAEGISASPASGTIALDGTGAGDAAVTLRAAADTAIGDHTVTVTVKAGTQTLATQKVTVTVAAQVSDLAGSGFEAGQPQAPASQVVTNDGVGGYCCGLTGPESKVQTGDPHSGTASVVYSGRGTKEGATASNVLLDLSASKTAVQKGDTLSYWVRPQQDGGPFGDYVQDASADVAVDVRFTDGTLLSADAPTASNGAALTAAAQGKALKVDTWNRVTAELPDSVVGKTVDALLLSFAPHTHGGDADKVGYLRGWVDDVALQRPVPPVTATPATGIAATAGAVFEGVLATVAHGDASAASSYTATIDWGDGSTQVAGTVAPLGVGDDGAPTYGVSGSHTFVKPGVVTATITVEDADGVRASTTVPISVTAPAAARSTTRAGVQS, from the coding sequence GTGCCAGCACCCACCACGTCATCCCCCGCCACCCGCGTCACGCGCACCGCGCTCGCCGGTGGTCTCGCCCTCGCGATGGCCGCCGCCGGAGCGCTCGCCACGGTCCCCGCACCCGCCGAGGCCGCGACGACGCTGATCACCAACCCGGCCGCGACCGTCGACCCGTTCATCGGCACGGCGAACGCCGGCAACACCTTCCCCGGCGCGGTCGCCCCCTTCGGCATGCTCGGCTGGAGTCCCGACCAGAGCACCAAGCGCAGCGACGGCACCATGCGCACCCCGAGCCCGAGCGGCTACGAGTACGGCGCGAACACCGTGCGCGGCTTCTCGCTCACCCACGTCTCCGGCGCCGGCTGCGCCGGGCTCAGCGGCGACATCCCCTTCCTGCCGATCACCCAGCAGGTCACGACCTCGCCGTCGGCCGCCGACGCCGCCGGCACGCCGATGACGACGACGTTCTCGCACGCTCGCGAGAGCGCCTCGCCCGGCAGCTACGCGGTCGACCTCGACAACGGCGTCGGCGTGAAGCTCGCCGCCACCACCCGCACCGGATCCGGCACCTTCAGCTACCCGAAGGGCTCGCCCGCGACGATGCTCGTGCGCACCTCCGACTCGCTCGTCGGATCGAGCGATGCCGACATCCAGATCGACGCGAAGCACCGCCGCATCACGGGCTCGGTCACGAGCGGCAACTTCTGCGGCGGCTTCACCGGCGACGGAATCCTGCAGAAGAGCTACTACACCGTGCACTTCGTGGCCGAGTTCGACACCGACTTCACCACGACCGGAACCTGGCAGGATGCGGCGCTCACCCCCGGCTCGACGAGCGCCCAGGGCGGCACCACCTACCCCGGCGGCTACCCGCCGGCCGGCAAGGGCTCGGGCGGCTACGTCAGCTTCGACACGTCGAAGAGCCGCAGCGTGAACATGCGCGTCGGCATCAGCTACGTCGACCTCGCGGGCGCGAAGAAGAACCTCGCGACCGAGAACCCGGTCGGCACCACGCGCGCCCAGGTCGCGAAGCAGACCAAGGCCGCCTGGAACACCGAGCTCAACCGCATCCGCACCGGCGGCGGCACCGCAGCCGAGCGCACGACCTTCTACACGGCGCTGTACCACTCGCTGCTGCACCCCTCGATCGCCAACGACGTGACCGGCGAGTACACCGGCATGGACCTCGCGACGCACAAGCTGACCAAGGGCCAGCAGGCGCAGTACCAGACCTTCTCGGGCTGGGACGTCTACCGCTCGCAGGTGCAGCTCGTCACGCTGCTCGACGCGAAGCGCGGCAGCGACGTCGCCCAGTCGCTGAAGAACCAGGCCGACCAGAACGGCGGCGTCTGGGATCGCTGGACCCACAACTCCGGCACGACCCACGTCATGGTCGGCGACCCCTCGGCCGCGGCCCTCGCCGGCATCGTCGCCTTCGGCGGCACCGACTTCGACGTGAAGGGCTCCTACGCCTCGCTCGCGCAGGCCGCCCGGGTTCCCACGGAGGACGACCTCTCGCGCGCCGGCTGGAACATCGCCGTCGTCGGGCAGCGCCCCTCGCTCGACCAGTTCCTGAAGTACGGCTACTACCCCGAGGGCTGCAACGCCTGGGGATGCCCGAACGAGACCCTCGAGATGGGCGCCGCCGACGCCGGCCTCGCCCAGCTCGCGCAGCACCTCGGCCTGACGAAGGACTACACCGAGTTCACGACGCGCTCGCAGTCGTGGCAGAACCAGTTCAACCCGCAGGCGACCGACCACGGCGGCTACATCCAGGGCCGCAACGCCGACGGATCGTGGAAGTCGGGCTTCGACCCGGCCTCGAGCGACGGCTTCGTCGAGGGCACCGCGGCGCAGTACACGTGGATGGTGCAGCACGACCCGGCCGGTCTGTTCGCCGCGATGGGCGGCAAGGAGGCGGCGGCGAAGCGTCTCGACGCCTTCTTCCACGAGGTCGGCGACGAGAACGGCAACGGCGTGCCGAACGAGTGGACGCTCGCGGGCGGCTCGTGGGACACCAACCTGCATGCCAACGTCGACAACGAGCCGTCGATCGGCACGCCCTGGCTCTACGACTACGCGGGTCAGCCGTGGAAGACGCAGGAGACGGTGCGCGAGACGATCCGCCAGCTCTGGATCGACACGGAGGACGGCCAGCCGAACGGCCCCGACGGCATCCCCGGCAATGACGACCTCGGTCAGATGTCGTCGTGGCTCGTGTTCGCCGCGATGGGCATCTACCCGCAGAACCCCTCGCGGGCCGAGCTCGCGACCGCGACGCCGCTGTTCCCCGAGATCGTGCTGCACCGCGCGAGCGGCCCCGTGCTGCACCTCTCCTCGCCCGGTGCGGGTCTTGACAAGCCCTACATCCAGTCGATGAAGGTCGACGGCACGAAGACCTCGAAGGTCTACCTGGATGCGGCGGCCATCACCCGCGACACCCAGATCGACTACACGCTGTCGGCGACGCCGAACACGACGCGCGGCACCGCCGAGTCCGACGCCCCGCCGTCGGTGCGCGACGGCGAGCGCTCGCACCTCGCGTCGATCGTGCCGTCGAACCTCTCGGCGGCGCCGGGCGGCACGACCGATCCGGTGAAGGTGCACGTGCAGCGCATCGACCAGGCCGACTCGTCGCCCGTCACCTGGACGGTCGAGGGCGCCGAGGGCATCAGCGCGAGCCCCGCATCCGGCACCATCGCCCTCGACGGCACGGGAGCCGGGGATGCCGCGGTCACGCTGCGCGCCGCCGCCGACACCGCGATCGGCGACCACACGGTCACCGTCACGGTGAAGGCCGGCACGCAGACGCTCGCGACGCAGAAGGTGACGGTCACGGTCGCGGCGCAGGTGAGCGACCTCGCCGGCAGCGGCTTCGAGGCGGGGCAGCCGCAGGCGCCGGCCAGCCAGGTCGTGACGAACGACGGCGTGGGCGGCTACTGCTGCGGTCTGACCGGTCCGGAGAGCAAGGTTCAGACCGGCGACCCGCACAGCGGCACGGCCTCGGTCGTCTACTCGGGCCGCGGCACGAAGGAGGGCGCGACGGCGTCGAACGTGCTGCTCGACCTCTCGGCCTCGAAGACCGCCGTGCAGAAGGGCGACACGCTCTCCTACTGGGTGCGTCCGCAACAGGACGGCGGACCGTTCGGCGACTATGTGCAGGATGCGAGCGCCGACGTCGCGGTCGACGTGCGCTTCACCGACGGCACGCTGCTCAGCGCCGACGCCCCGACGGCCTCCAACGGCGCGGCCCTGACCGCGGCCGCCCAGGGGAAGGCGCTCAAGGTCGACACCTGGAACCGCGTCACCGCCGAGCTGCCCGACTCCGTCGTCGGCAAGACGGTGGATGCGCTGCTGCTGTCGTTCGCGCCGCACACCCACGGCGGCGACGCCGACAAGGTCGGCTACCTGCGCGGCTGGGTCGACGATGTCGCCCTGCAGCGCCCGGTGCCGCCGGTCACCGCGACCCCGGCGACGGGTATCGCGGCGACCGCCGGCGCGGTGTTCGAGGGCGTGCTCGCGACGGTCGCGCACGGTGACGCGTCGGCGGCCTCGTCGTACACGGCCACGATCGACTGGGGCGACGGCTCCACGCAGGTCGCCGGAACCGTCGCGCCGCTCGGCGTCGGCGACGACGGAGCCCCCACCTACGGTGTCTCGGGGTCGCACACCTTCGTGAAGCCCGGCGTCGTGACGGCGACGATCACGGTCGAGGATGCGGACGGCGTGCGCGCCAGCACCACGGTGCCGATCAGCGTCACCGCGCCGGCCGCCGCGCGCTCGACCACGCGAGCCGGCGTGCAGAGCTGA
- a CDS encoding helix-turn-helix domain-containing protein: protein MTDTTTLTPSDSPALDPTPTGSIAVTPSAPLREVGALIRGARQGRGLTQAQLAERVGTSQSAVNRIEQGGQNLSLELLARISGALDQQLVSIGGAPQRSHLRVQGGRKLSGSIAVNSSKNGAVALLCAALLNRGVTRLHKVARIVEVDRIIDVLRSLGASVTWSADGETLEIIAPAELRLDAIDADAARRTRSVLMFLGPLSGRFDSFRLPYAGGCDLGTRTVEPHLIALRPFGVGVDAQAGWYDVKVARDGRTTRSIVLTERGDTVTENAILAAAAHDGETVIRNASPNYMVQDLCFYLELLGIRIEGIGTTTLRVTGQSEIRADVDYWPSEDPVEAMSLLTAGIVTESTLTVTHAPIEFLEIELATLAEMGLVFDVSEEYPAANGRTRLVDITVHPSKLRAPIDKIHAMPFPGLNIDNLPFFVIIAAMAEGTTLVHDWVYEGRAIHLLDLTRLGASVTLRDPHRLDVSGPAHLSGAEVSCPPALRPAVVILLAMLAAKGESVLRNVDIIARGYEGLQERLVSLGASIDTFRD, encoded by the coding sequence GTGACCGACACCACCACGCTCACCCCGTCCGACTCCCCCGCCCTCGATCCCACTCCCACCGGGTCGATCGCCGTCACCCCCAGCGCCCCGCTGCGCGAGGTCGGCGCCCTCATCCGCGGAGCCCGTCAGGGCCGCGGTCTCACGCAAGCCCAGCTCGCCGAGCGCGTCGGCACCAGCCAGAGCGCCGTCAACCGCATCGAGCAGGGCGGCCAGAACCTCAGCCTCGAGCTGCTCGCCCGCATCAGCGGCGCGCTCGACCAGCAGCTCGTCTCGATCGGCGGCGCCCCGCAGCGCTCGCACCTGCGCGTGCAGGGCGGCCGCAAGCTCAGCGGATCGATCGCGGTCAACTCGAGCAAGAACGGCGCCGTCGCCCTGCTCTGCGCCGCACTGCTCAACCGCGGCGTCACCCGCCTGCACAAGGTCGCGCGCATCGTCGAGGTCGACCGCATCATCGACGTGCTACGCAGCCTCGGCGCGAGCGTCACCTGGAGCGCCGACGGCGAGACCCTCGAGATCATCGCCCCCGCCGAGCTGCGCCTCGACGCGATCGACGCCGACGCCGCCCGCCGCACCCGCAGCGTGCTCATGTTCCTCGGGCCGCTCTCGGGCCGCTTCGACAGCTTCCGCCTGCCCTACGCCGGCGGCTGCGACCTCGGCACCCGCACAGTCGAGCCGCACCTCATCGCGCTGCGCCCCTTCGGCGTCGGCGTGGATGCGCAGGCCGGCTGGTACGACGTGAAGGTCGCCCGCGACGGCCGCACCACCCGCTCGATCGTGCTCACCGAGCGCGGCGACACCGTGACCGAGAACGCGATCCTCGCCGCCGCGGCGCACGACGGCGAGACCGTCATCCGCAACGCCAGCCCGAACTACATGGTGCAGGACCTCTGCTTCTACCTGGAGCTGCTCGGAATCCGCATCGAGGGGATCGGCACGACGACCCTGCGCGTCACCGGGCAGAGCGAGATCCGCGCGGATGTCGACTACTGGCCGAGCGAGGACCCGGTGGAGGCGATGAGCCTGCTCACCGCCGGCATCGTCACCGAGTCGACGCTGACCGTCACGCACGCGCCGATCGAGTTCCTCGAGATCGAGCTCGCCACGCTCGCCGAGATGGGCCTCGTCTTCGACGTGAGCGAGGAGTACCCGGCGGCGAACGGCCGCACCCGCCTCGTCGACATCACGGTGCACCCCTCGAAGCTGCGCGCGCCGATCGACAAGATCCACGCGATGCCGTTCCCCGGCCTCAACATCGACAACCTGCCGTTCTTCGTGATCATCGCCGCGATGGCCGAGGGCACGACGCTCGTGCACGACTGGGTCTACGAGGGCCGAGCGATCCACCTGCTCGACCTCACCCGCCTCGGTGCAAGCGTCACGCTGCGCGATCCGCACCGGCTCGACGTCAGCGGGCCGGCGCACCTCTCCGGCGCCGAGGTCAGCTGCCCGCCGGCGCTGCGCCCCGCTGTCGTGATCCTGCTCGCGATGCTCGCGGCGAAGGGCGAGAGCGTGCTGCGCAACGTCGACATCATCGCCCGCGGCTACGAGGGGCTGCAGGAGCGCCTCGTGTCGCTCGGCGCCTCGATCGACACCTTCCGCGACTGA